A single Pedobacter sp. PACM 27299 DNA region contains:
- the murI gene encoding glutamate racemase — translation MNIGQSIGVFDSGYGGLTVFKSIAKQLPQYNYIYLGDNARAPYGDHSFETVYQYTLECVEWLFAQGCPLVILACNTASAKALRSIQQKVLPFKYPNHRVLGVIRPTAEVVGQYTQHRKIGVMGTRGTVNSLSYPMEINKFYPDIEVAQQACPMWVPLIENNEHIHRGADYFVQKYLDQLLEKDAAIDCILLACTHYPLLIPKLQAILPAGIELLGQADIVANSLELYLQNHPEIAEQISQQGSRRFFTSGDRGTFDQHASIFFGEEVESDQMHLKI, via the coding sequence ATGAATATTGGACAATCTATAGGCGTTTTTGATTCTGGCTACGGTGGTTTAACGGTGTTTAAATCTATCGCCAAACAATTGCCGCAATACAATTATATTTATTTGGGCGACAATGCCCGCGCTCCCTATGGAGACCATTCTTTTGAAACGGTTTATCAGTACACTTTAGAATGCGTAGAATGGCTGTTTGCTCAAGGGTGCCCATTGGTGATCCTTGCCTGTAATACGGCTTCTGCAAAGGCGCTGCGCAGCATTCAGCAAAAGGTGCTGCCGTTCAAGTATCCAAACCATCGGGTGCTGGGGGTGATCAGGCCAACCGCTGAAGTGGTAGGTCAGTATACCCAGCATAGAAAGATTGGCGTAATGGGTACGCGCGGTACTGTGAATTCCCTTTCTTATCCAATGGAGATCAATAAGTTTTATCCTGATATTGAAGTGGCACAGCAGGCTTGTCCGATGTGGGTTCCGTTGATCGAGAACAATGAGCACATTCATCGCGGAGCAGATTACTTTGTCCAAAAATACCTGGATCAGCTGCTGGAGAAAGATGCAGCTATTGATTGCATTCTTTTGGCCTGCACACATTATCCTTTGCTGATTCCTAAACTTCAGGCCATTTTACCAGCAGGTATTGAACTGCTGGGCCAGGCGGATATTGTAGCGAACAGCCTGGAATTGTATTTGCAGAACCATCCGGAAATTGCGGAGCAGATCAGCCAGCAAGGAAGCCGCAGGTTTTTTACTTCCGGAGATCGCGGGACTTTTGATCAGCATGCGTCGATTTTCTTCGGAGAAGAGGTAGAGTCAGATCAGATGCACCTCAAAATCTAA
- a CDS encoding OmpH family outer membrane protein yields the protein MRKSINAFFIAAGLLFTANVANAQQKLAHLNSALIIEAMPEVKDARTKLEAFGKTKQADVEKMITEYQGKLSAAEAKQKTLSEANKETVGKELQTMGAELQDLQKRIEDARAKAQQEMEAKNAELFNPIQVKADAAIKAVSKEKGFAYVFDTANQALVYWDGGDDITAAVKAKLGITATAAPKK from the coding sequence ATGAGAAAGTCAATTAACGCATTTTTTATCGCAGCGGGGTTATTGTTTACTGCTAACGTAGCAAATGCACAACAAAAATTAGCACACTTGAACTCGGCATTGATCATTGAAGCTATGCCAGAAGTTAAAGATGCCAGAACTAAATTAGAGGCGTTTGGTAAAACTAAACAAGCTGATGTAGAGAAAATGATTACTGAATATCAAGGTAAACTTTCAGCTGCTGAAGCAAAACAGAAAACATTGAGTGAAGCCAACAAAGAAACTGTTGGTAAAGAATTACAGACAATGGGTGCTGAATTACAAGATCTTCAGAAACGTATCGAAGATGCAAGAGCTAAAGCACAGCAAGAAATGGAAGCTAAAAATGCAGAATTGTTTAACCCTATTCAGGTAAAAGCTGATGCAGCAATCAAAGCTGTTTCTAAAGAAAAAGGTTTTGCTTACGTATTCGATACTGCTAACCAGGCATTAGTTTATTGGGATGGTGGTGATGATATCACTGCTGCTGTTAAAGCTAAATTGGGTATCACTGCAACTGCAGCTCCAAAGAAATAA
- a CDS encoding OmpH family outer membrane protein, with amino-acid sequence MKKYLLICFLSFTCMGAFAQKFAYVDTEYILKHLPEYKSSLNELNVASQQWQGQVDQNFVEIDKMYKAYQADQVLLTADMRKRRENDIIEKEKEAKDFQRRIFGPDGELFQKRTKLLGPIQDKVTKTITEVAKGKQLDFIFDKSSEATMMIYASSNYDVSNDVIRLLGFKPGTILK; translated from the coding sequence ATGAAAAAATACCTTTTAATATGCTTCTTAAGCTTTACCTGCATGGGAGCTTTTGCACAGAAGTTTGCTTATGTAGATACAGAATACATTTTAAAGCACCTTCCAGAGTATAAGTCTTCACTGAATGAGTTGAATGTAGCTTCACAGCAATGGCAAGGACAAGTGGATCAAAACTTTGTAGAGATCGACAAAATGTACAAAGCTTATCAGGCAGATCAGGTATTACTTACTGCGGATATGCGTAAGAGAAGAGAAAATGACATCATTGAAAAAGAGAAAGAGGCGAAAGATTTTCAACGTAGAATCTTCGGTCCGGACGGAGAACTTTTTCAAAAACGCACGAAGTTATTAGGTCCTATTCAGGACAAAGTAACCAAGACCATTACAGAAGTTGCAAAAGGCAAACAACTGGACTTCATCTTTGATAAAAGCAGTGAAGCAACCATGATGATTTATGCCAGCAGCAACTACGATGTCAGCAACGATGTAATCAGATTGCTGGGTTTTAAACCTGGTACGATCCTTAAGTAA